A single window of Alkalispirochaeta americana DNA harbors:
- a CDS encoding RHS repeat-associated core domain-containing protein translates to TGRKHPPWDSAAARYDPWRYTTPVSWRYQQQSPGKAWVFAGKGYDRDIELYYFNARWYDATIGSFTSEDPARDGGNWYAYVGHNPLVYTDPTGLRAIA, encoded by the coding sequence ATACCGGACGAAAACATCCGCCATGGGATTCAGCGGCCGCTCGATACGATCCATGGAGATATACTACTCCTGTTTCCTGGAGGTATCAACAGCAGTCACCGGGGAAGGCGTGGGTATTCGCGGGTAAGGGATACGACAGGGATATCGAACTATACTACTTCAACGCCCGGTGGTACGACGCGACGATCGGCAGCTTTACCTCGGAAGACCCCGCCCGGGACGGGGGCAACTGGTATGCCTATGTGGGCCATAACCCGCTGGTGTATACTGACCCGACGGGGCTCCGTGCAATTGCCTGA